A stretch of the Haloarcula ordinaria genome encodes the following:
- a CDS encoding 2-amino-3,7-dideoxy-D-threo-hept-6-ulosonate synthase, which produces MNAGKRTRLDRIGTDEKYVIVPMDHGITMGAVKGLKDIESTIDAITRGGADAVLTQRGIADRVHPNKNDAGYIVHLNGSTTIGPDENDKRMTGTVEDAIRAGADAVSVHINVGSQYEPEQIEDLAALTSEAERYGLPVLAMNYARGPDIDPDDDDYNQAVGHAVRLAEELGADLVKTGYTGDAETFQHVVESTSLPVVIAGGARGTDEQTLDMVRGAMDAGAAGVSMGRSIFQHDDPEKIARGVASVVHDDASAAEALSDAELAAEL; this is translated from the coding sequence ATGAACGCAGGTAAGCGCACACGCTTGGACCGCATCGGGACAGACGAGAAGTACGTCATCGTCCCGATGGACCACGGTATCACCATGGGCGCGGTAAAGGGCCTCAAGGACATCGAATCGACCATCGACGCCATCACGCGCGGCGGGGCCGACGCCGTCCTCACCCAGCGCGGTATCGCGGACCGGGTCCACCCGAACAAGAACGACGCGGGCTACATCGTCCACCTCAACGGGTCGACGACCATCGGGCCCGACGAGAACGACAAGCGCATGACCGGCACCGTCGAGGACGCCATCCGGGCCGGGGCCGATGCCGTCTCCGTCCACATCAACGTCGGCAGCCAGTACGAACCCGAGCAGATAGAGGACCTCGCCGCCCTGACCAGTGAGGCCGAGCGCTACGGCCTGCCCGTCCTAGCGATGAACTACGCGCGCGGTCCGGACATCGACCCCGACGACGACGACTACAACCAGGCCGTCGGCCACGCCGTCCGACTCGCCGAGGAACTCGGTGCGGACCTCGTCAAGACCGGCTACACCGGCGACGCAGAGACCTTCCAGCACGTCGTCGAGTCGACGTCGCTGCCGGTCGTCATCGCCGGCGGCGCCAGGGGCACCGACGAGCAGACCCTGGACATGGTCCGGGGCGCGATGGACGCCGGGGCAGCCGGGGTCTCGATGGGGCGGTCCATCTTCCAGCACGACGACCCGGAGAAGATCGCACGCGGCGTCGCCAGCGTCGTCCACGACGACGCGAGCGCCGCGGAGGCGCTGAGTGACGCCGAACTGGCCGCCGAACTCTAG
- a CDS encoding AAA family ATPase, producing the protein MGKTTTSINLGASLAAAGYATVTVELDLAMANLVDFLDIDIDVTEATTLHDVLAGKSDVEAATYETDSGLSVVPSGTDLQGYAETDLRRLPDVVQALRWHYDIVLLDTPAGLSEETVRPLQVADETILVSTPRVASVRNVQNTKQLAERVDCDIRGLLLTKSGTGASPGAERVAEFLDVELLGHVPEDEAVPHSQDKGRPVVSNAPNSGAAIAYRKVASRLVEADRTGREFQGQMSSAETSETAETNGTAQAAQREDTLRQPAEVAADSGGTRDLESTGGEGLSATRQFSTDGASAAQAGQEPAADSADDEESTSGRDEAAEPADTDEADETVSSTEPTETDGTPTDGEKTAAVADTEATGGVDNAQDEATESADADESDSEDDDTQQESTDASEVESQADASGSESGSGDTESAPADEGETSADVAVSVPAEEEEAATSADADESTPAAEGAPATEEDESDETDADGSDDADADESDDTDADGSDDADATERGNSTVESTPREPADTDGDATARREPTGDLETEADGGEQTDETAESQGDDKSVASRVLSLFSF; encoded by the coding sequence GTGGGAAAGACGACGACGAGTATCAACCTCGGGGCGTCGCTCGCGGCCGCGGGGTACGCCACCGTCACGGTCGAGCTCGACCTGGCGATGGCAAACCTCGTCGATTTCCTCGATATCGACATCGACGTCACCGAGGCGACGACACTCCACGACGTCCTCGCCGGGAAGAGCGACGTCGAAGCGGCGACGTACGAGACCGACTCGGGACTCTCGGTGGTCCCCAGCGGGACGGACCTTCAGGGGTACGCGGAGACGGACCTCCGACGGCTCCCCGACGTCGTCCAGGCGCTCCGGTGGCACTACGACATCGTCCTGCTCGATACGCCGGCCGGACTGAGCGAGGAGACGGTCCGACCGCTCCAGGTCGCCGACGAGACCATCCTCGTCTCGACGCCGCGCGTGGCGTCGGTCCGCAACGTCCAGAACACGAAACAGCTCGCAGAGCGCGTCGACTGTGACATCCGAGGACTCCTCCTGACGAAGTCGGGGACCGGGGCGTCACCGGGCGCCGAACGAGTCGCGGAGTTCCTCGACGTGGAGCTGCTCGGCCACGTCCCCGAGGACGAGGCGGTTCCACACTCACAGGACAAGGGCCGGCCGGTCGTCTCGAACGCGCCGAACAGTGGTGCCGCCATCGCCTACCGGAAAGTCGCCAGCCGCCTGGTCGAGGCTGACAGAACGGGACGCGAGTTCCAGGGTCAGATGTCGTCGGCAGAGACGAGCGAGACGGCCGAGACGAACGGGACGGCTCAGGCTGCACAGCGCGAGGACACGCTTCGGCAGCCCGCAGAAGTAGCGGCCGACAGTGGGGGAACTCGTGACCTGGAATCGACCGGTGGCGAAGGGCTCTCCGCCACTCGACAATTTTCCACGGACGGGGCGTCAGCGGCACAGGCTGGCCAGGAGCCAGCGGCAGACAGCGCCGACGACGAGGAATCCACCAGCGGCCGTGACGAAGCAGCAGAACCCGCAGACACCGACGAAGCTGACGAGACGGTGTCGTCCACAGAGCCCACCGAGACGGACGGAACCCCGACGGACGGGGAGAAGACAGCGGCGGTCGCGGATACCGAGGCGACGGGCGGCGTCGATAACGCCCAGGACGAGGCAACGGAGTCGGCGGACGCAGACGAGTCTGACAGCGAGGACGACGATACACAGCAGGAGAGCACTGACGCCTCCGAAGTGGAATCACAAGCGGACGCCTCGGGTTCGGAGTCCGGATCGGGCGACACCGAGTCGGCACCAGCGGACGAGGGGGAGACGTCAGCTGACGTGGCTGTGTCTGTACCGGCGGAGGAAGAGGAGGCGGCGACATCGGCCGACGCGGACGAGTCCACACCAGCAGCCGAGGGGGCGCCCGCGACGGAAGAGGACGAATCCGACGAGACGGACGCGGACGGGTCCGACGATGCGGACGCGGACGAATCCGACGATACGGACGCAGACGGGTCCGACGATGCGGACGCTACCGAAAGAGGGAACTCCACGGTCGAGTCGACCCCCAGAGAGCCTGCAGACACCGACGGCGACGCAACGGCCCGTCGGGAACCGACGGGAGACCTGGAGACCGAAGCGGACGGCGGCGAACAAACGGACGAGACAGCAGAGAGCCAGGGTGACGACAAGTCGGTCGCCAGCCGCGTGCTGTCGCTGTTCAGTTTCTAG
- a CDS encoding 3-dehydroquinate synthase II: MTRTVWLKADDEVGDWETRKRRITAGLEAGVDWVLVDEADVEKVRDLGAVNVAAFTNGDVHVMDAEATDSDADATVVGKDGEGDGTVDLPTDFSGSADLSALRRNDAAHEGGYVRIFDEDYEAFAEEVAREAEFTIVIGENWQIIPLENLIARIGDETDLITGVQSADEARTAYETLEHGADGVLLDTDDLDEIRKTVQVRDEMGRETVDLEYATVTAVEQTGSADRVCIDTGNLMEHDEGMLVGSMARGLFFVHAETAESPYVASRPFRVNAGAVHAYVRTPDGGTKYLSEIQSGDEVQIVDENGHTREAIVGRAKIEKRPMFRVQAETDEGDRIETLLQNAETIKVHTRDGRKSVTELEAGDEILVHYEDTATHFGEKIEESIIEQ; this comes from the coding sequence ATGACACGAACCGTGTGGCTCAAGGCCGACGACGAGGTCGGCGACTGGGAGACGCGAAAGCGGCGTATCACTGCCGGCCTGGAGGCCGGCGTCGACTGGGTGCTCGTCGACGAGGCCGACGTCGAGAAGGTGCGTGACCTCGGCGCGGTCAACGTGGCGGCGTTCACCAACGGCGACGTCCACGTCATGGACGCAGAGGCTACCGACTCGGACGCCGACGCGACGGTCGTCGGCAAGGACGGCGAGGGCGACGGCACGGTCGACCTGCCCACTGATTTCTCCGGGTCTGCGGACCTCTCTGCACTCCGCCGGAACGACGCCGCCCACGAGGGCGGGTACGTCCGCATCTTCGACGAGGACTACGAGGCGTTCGCCGAGGAGGTCGCCAGGGAAGCCGAGTTCACCATCGTCATCGGCGAGAACTGGCAGATCATCCCGCTGGAGAACCTCATCGCTCGCATCGGCGACGAGACGGACCTCATCACCGGCGTCCAGTCGGCCGACGAGGCCCGCACTGCCTACGAGACGCTCGAACACGGCGCCGACGGCGTCCTGCTGGACACCGACGACCTCGACGAGATCCGCAAGACCGTCCAGGTCCGCGACGAGATGGGGCGCGAGACGGTCGACCTGGAGTACGCCACCGTCACCGCGGTCGAACAGACCGGCTCCGCCGACCGCGTCTGTATCGACACGGGCAACCTGATGGAACACGACGAGGGGATGCTCGTCGGGTCGATGGCGCGTGGCCTCTTTTTCGTCCACGCCGAGACGGCAGAGTCGCCGTACGTCGCCTCGCGCCCCTTCCGGGTCAACGCCGGCGCGGTCCACGCCTACGTCCGCACGCCCGACGGCGGGACGAAGTACCTCTCTGAGATACAGTCCGGTGACGAGGTCCAGATCGTCGACGAGAACGGGCACACCCGTGAGGCCATCGTCGGCCGCGCGAAGATAGAGAAGCGCCCGATGTTCCGCGTGCAGGCAGAGACCGACGAGGGGGACCGCATCGAGACGCTGCTCCAGAACGCGGAGACCATCAAGGTCCACACCCGCGACGGCCGCAAGTCGGTCACGGAGCTCGAGGCCGGCGACGAGATTCTCGTCCACTACGAGGACACGGCCACCCACTTCGGCGAGAAGATCGAAGAGAGTATCATCGAACAGTGA